One genomic window of Cinclus cinclus chromosome 6, bCinCin1.1, whole genome shotgun sequence includes the following:
- the LOC134045078 gene encoding mas-related G-protein coupled receptor member H-like, protein MEVSTVSPSPASPTAGDDLCETDVTKVTIHSVTLFICLCGLVGNGAVLWLQRRKSIIGYIFTQAFDDFCFLLFMVPSTLLFLVEGMSCSIIMSPVYLSFLFQLSLFSYNMGLYRLMFFNTRRWRSIGYQLCGHLPQHMLWLVMRALQWAFFYAVVALNPTVNSLCQKYEHKHCWGALISMYTLNFFLFAAPLAISSTILFTKARSGFQQQQHPERLDIVIFFTALFTLPVSICNFLQQLHYTAVSSQVVCLLICIHSSTKPFIYFLAGGCWRPCCSLLRDCLQRTFHESKDRTACSNGAAMDTGV, encoded by the coding sequence ATGGAGGTGAGCACCGTGTCCCCATCTCCTGCCTCACCCACTGCAGGGGACGATCTCTGTGAGACAGATGTCACCAAGGTGACCATACACAGTGTGACACTGTTCATCTGCCTCTGTGGGCTGGTGGGGAACGGGGCTGTCCTCTGGCTCCAGCGCAGGAAATCCATCATTGGCTACATCTTCACCCAGGCCTTCGATGACTTTTGCTTCCTCCTCTTCATGGTCCCCTCCACCCTGCTCTTCCTGGTGGAGGGCATGTCCTGCTCCATTATCATGTCTCCTGTGTACTTGAGCTTCCTTTTCCAGCTGTCCCTGTTCTCCTACAACATGGGGCTGTACCGGCTGATGTTCTTTAACACCAGGAGGTGGAGGTCCATTGGCTACCAGCTCTGTGGCCACCTGCCCCAGCACATGCTGTGGCTGGTCATGAGAGCCCTGCAGTGGGCTTTCTTCTACGCCGTCGTCGCTCTCAATCCCACTGTGAATTCCCTGTGCCAGAAATATGAGCACAAACACTGCTGGGGAGCTCTCATCTCCATGTACACCCTCAACTTCTTCCTCTTTGCTGCACCCCTGGCCATTTCCAGCACAATCCTCTTCACTAAGGCTAGGTCtggtttccagcagcagcagcacccagagagGCTTGACATCGTTATTTTCTTCACTGCACTCTTCACTCTCCCTGTCAGCATCTgcaatttcctgcagcagctccattaCACCGCCGTGTCCTCCCAGGTTGTTTGCCTGCTCATCTGCAtccacagcagcaccaaaccctTCATTTACTTCTTGGCAGGGGGATGCTGGAGGCCCTGCTGCAGTCTCCTCAGGGACTGCCTCCAGAGGACCTTTCATGAGTCAAAGGACAGGACTGCCTGCAGCAATGGTGCTGCTATGGACACAGGGGTCTGA
- the LOC134045077 gene encoding proto-oncogene Mas-like, with translation MEVTTVSPSPASPMEGDDLCEIDVADVAIDGVTMLICLCGLVGNGAILCFLQRNPTTLYILNLAFANFTFLHFMIPSSLLYMLEDVSCSTVVSLKYLRSLLLLSLFSYNLGLYVLTAISIDRCTSILYPLWYRCHRPQCLSWVVCALLWAFSIAVIVTVTSLCLSQEHEHCQVSLISMYALNLFFFTPAMLISSTVLLIKVKCSSHGQQPKRHDIVIFLIVLSFLLFALPLTLSNFLQQIGYIVVSSQVVFLLACIHSTINPFIYLLSGRCWRSCSLGSLRLSLQRVFEEPEESSANGTDPAMDTAIPAC, from the coding sequence ATGGAGGTGACCACCGTGTCCCCATCTCCTGCTTCACCCATGGAAGGAGACGATCTCTGTGAGATAGATGTCGCTGATGTGGCCATAGATGGTGTCACGATGCTCATCTGCCTCTGTGGGCTGGTCGGGAATGGGGCTATCCTCTGCTTTCTCCAAAGGAATCCCACCACCTTATACATCCTCAACCTGGCCTTTGCCAACTTCACCTTCCTCCACTTCATGATCCCCTCTTCCCTGCTTTACATGCTGGAGGACGTGTCCTGCTCCACAGTCGTGTCCCTGAAGTACCTGAGgtcccttctcctgctctccctgttctCCTACAACCTTGGGCTGTACGTGCTGACAGCCATCAGCATTGACAGGTGCACATCCATCCTCTACCCACTCTGGTATCGCTGTCACCGTCCCCAGTGCCTGTCCTGGGTGGtgtgtgccctgctctgggcatTCTCCATCGCTGTCATTGTCACAGTTACTTCCCTGTGCCTGTCACAGGAGCACGAGCACTGTCAGGTGTCTCTCATCTCCATGTACGCCCTCAACCTCTTCTTCTTTACCCCAGCCATGCTCATTTCCAGCACAGTCCTCTTGATTAAGGTCAAGTGCAGCTCCCACGGGCAACAACCCAAGAGACATGACATTGTTATTTTCCTGATTGTGCTCTCGTTCCTCCTCTTTGCTCTCCCCCTCACTCTCTCCAACTTCCTGCAGCAGATTGGTTACATCGTTGTGTCCTCCCAGGTTGTTTTCCTGCTCGCCTGCATCCACAGCACCATCAATCCCTTCATCTACCTCTTGTCAGGGAGATGCTGGAGGAGTTGCTCCCTGGGGTCCCTCCGCCTCTCCCTCCAGAGGGTCTTTGAGGAGCCAGAAGAAAGCAGTGCCAATGGCACTGATCCTGCCATGGACACAGCCATCCCAGCCTGCTGA